The segment aCCACACTCCTCTGTCCCCTGCACTTTGCAACAagtagaaaccctgtctctactaaaaatacaaaaaattagctgggcatggtggcaggcgcctgtagtccgggaggctgagccaggagaatggcgtgaacctgggaggcggagcttacagtgagccgagattgcgccactgcactccagcctgggcgacagagtgagactccatctcaaataaaaattaaaaaatacaaaaatacaaaaattagccgggtgtggtggcacgcacctgtaatcccagctactcgggaggctgaggtgggagaatcacttgaaccctggaggcggagattgcagtgagctgagatcaagccattgcactccagcctgggtgacagagtgagactctgtctcgggcgGTGGGGGGAACATTCTGGTAGAAACATGTATTTGTATCTTCTACATAAATACAGTTGGTGATTGccaatttaaacaaatatatatatgtatatataacttttAGGATTGTCCATATTGCATATATGGACAGTAGCATCAGACAATATCTTTTGTCTTTAACTTGCAAATAAAAACTCATCTGGCCTGCAGGTACTGTTCCGGATGTGGAGCATACAGATCCATCAGCTCCTCCCTTTTACTGCACATGAggcattttacagattagaatgAGCCTGCTGCAGGCCATGAACTCCTTTCACCATGGACTCTGTGTTTTATAATAGCAGTAAGAACACCCTGACTTCATAGCATGCCTGgcttctgaaatatatttttgtcatCCTTACGTCATGCCTGTACAGAGATGGCTTGGATATGATTATAGCCATAATGAAGGTGGGGAACTGCAGTTGTTGCAGACAAATTAGATTTGTTCAGGGTCACATGGTTGGTCAGTGGCAGAGATAGGACTGAATCTGGGTCATCACTGTCAACTGGGTGTATCTGCCAAGCCAGGAGGAGAATTCTTGCAAGATGGGTGCAGTCACTAGAGTTTTGAGGGTATTTTGCCCtactttttaagtaaatattttattttaggatacttttaaatttacagaaaagttgcagacATAGTAGAGAGTTCCCATACACCCAATATCAAGTTTCCCCTGTGGTTAACATCTTATAGTATGTGACATTTGTCACAACTGATAAATCAATatggatatattattattaacttaaGTTCGTACTTTCTtcagatttctttcatttttacttaatgttctttttttgttccagGATTCCATCCAGCATACCATATTACCTTTAGCCATCATATCTCCTTAGGCTGTTCTCAGCTGTGACCGTTTTGAGAAGTACTGAATAGGCATTTTGTAAATGTCCCTTAATTGAAATGTGTCTGATGTCTTTCTCATGCTTAGACTGAGGTTATGGGCTTTGGAAGGCAGACCACAGAAGGTGCCATTCTCATCATGTCATATCAAGGGTACATATTATCAGCTCATCTTATCCTTGTAGATATTGACCCCGATCACCGGACTGAAATAGTGTTTGTCAGTTTCTCCACTCTAAAGTTGCTCTTTTCCCTCCTTTTCATACTGTAGTCTTTCTAAGGAAGTTACTATGCTCAGCCCACACTTGACAGGCAAGTGTCTATATTAATTATTTGAATTCTTCTGAATGGGAGACTTGCCTACTTCTCTAATCAACCTGGCAAATCCTGCTCTACACTTCTTATGTCTGCAAGAGTTACATGGTAAGGTGTAAAATCTGGCAGGATGAGATGGAGTCATAGAAAGGTTAGGTAAAAATTCTCATCAGTTCTTAATTCACAGAAGTAGTTAAGAAAAGGTAGATGTTGTGCCTCTATACTAGTGGAGGAGGGGaccatgtgaaaataaaatagccCTCCACCAGGTGATTAATTACCCTTAGAGAGCCGGGGAAGTTTGTTGCAAAGTGCAGGGGACAGAGGAGTGTGGTAGTAAATTCCAAGTGTGAACTTTAATATGGGCAATATAATTACAGAAAGGCCAGGAATTTGGGCCTTTCAATATGGGCAATATAATTTCAGAAAGGCCAGGAATTTGGGGAAAACTACTATCGGTGAGCTTATCTATTCCCAGCATCTCTTGGACATGAAATCATCTCCCTTCCCCCTAGATATGAAAACTGCCATTTAACATGTCATTTTATTCTCAAAGAGGGTCATGCAGATATGTGTCTTTTTGAAttaggatggattttttttaacctttgagacagctttaaaaaatgaggagttggccagcgtggtggctcatgcctataatcctagcactttgggaggccgaggtgggaggatctcttgagtccagcagtttgagaccagcctgggtaacatggaaaaccccatctgtacaaaaaatacaacaattaaccGGGcttagtggcacgcgcctgtagtcccagttacaggTGCTtcaggatcgcttcagcccaggaggttgaggctgcaccactgcattccagcatgggcagcagagtgagaccttgtctcaaaaaaataaaataaaaaatgaatgaggaGTCTGGTTTACTGTATCATCTGGGTGCTCGGTTTTGGACCATTCTGGTTCAtactctgtattttcttttctccctgcAGAACTCCATCCGGCACAACCTGTCACTGCATAGTCGATTCATGCGGGTCCAGAATGAGGGAACTGGCAAGAGCTCTTGGTGGATCATCAACCCTGATGGGGGGAAGAGCGGAAAAGCCCCCCGGCGGCGGGCTGTCTCCATGGACAACAGCAACAAGTATACCAAGAGCCGTGGCCGCGCAGCCAAGAAGAAGGCAGCCCTGCAGACAGCCCCCGAATCAGCTGACGACAGTCCCTCCCAGCTCTCCAAGTGGCCTGGCAGCCCCACGTCACGCAGCAGTGATGAGCTGGATGCGTGGACGGACTTCCGTTCACGCACCAATTCTAACGCCAGCACAGTCAGTGGCCGCCTGTCGCCCATCATGGCAAGCACAGAGTTGGATGAAGTCCAGGACGACGATGCACCTCTCTCGCCCATGCTCTACAGCAGCTCAGCCAGCCTGTCACCTTCAGTAAGCAAGCCGTGCACGGTGGAACTGCCGCGGCTGACTGATATGGCGGGCACCATGAATCTGAATGATGGGCTGACTGAAAACCTCATGGACGACCTGCTGGATAACATCACGCTGCCGCCATCCCAGCCATCGCCCACTGGGGGACTCATGCAGCGGAGCTCTAGCTTCCCGTACACCACCAAGGGCTCAGGCCTGGGCTCCCCAACCAGCTCCTTTAATAGCACGGTGTTTGGACCTTCATCTCTGAACTCCCTACGCCAGTCTCCCATGCAGACCATCCAAGAGAACAAGCCAGCTACCTTCTCTTCCATGTCACACTATGGTAACCAGACACTCCAGGACCTGCTCACTTCGGACTCACTTAGCCACAGCGATGTTATGATGACACAGTCAGACCCCTTGATGTCTCAGGCCAGCACCGCTGTGTCTGCCCAGAATTCCCGCCGGAACGTGATGCTTCGCAATGATCCGATGATGTCCTTTGCTGCCCAGCCTAACCAGGGAAGTTTGGTCAATCAGAACTTGCTCCACCACCAGCACCAAACCCAGGGCGCTCTTGGTGGCAGCCGTGCCTTGTCGAATTCTGTCAGCAACATGGGCTTGAGTGAGTCCAGCAGCCTTGGATCAGCCAAACACCAGCAGCAGTCTCCTGTCAGCCAGTCTATGCAAACCCTCTCGGACTCTCTCTCAGGCTCCTCCTTGTACTCAACTAGTGCAAACCTGCCCGTCATGGGCCATGAGAAGTTCCCTAGCGACTTGGACCTGGACATGTTCAATGGGAGCTTGGAATGTGACATGGAGTCCATTATCCGTAGTGAACTCATGGATGCTGATGGGTTGGATTTTAACTTTGATTCCCTCATCTCCACACAGAATGTTGTTGGTTTGAACGTGGGGAACTTCACTGGTGCTAAGCAGGCCTCATCTCAGAGCTGGGTGCCAGGCTGAAGGATCACTGAGGAAGGGGAAGTGGGCAAAGCAGGTCAGTGCCCAATGCTATggcataaaaataacaatatgggGATGAGGGGGGATCTCTGGGGGAGCCTGTCTTCTCTTTACTTTGAACTTTATTATTATGAGCAGTGCACATAATATGCCTCCCAGCCAGTTCCATCTCAGGGTTTTACCTGCAAACCAAATAGGGCTGTCAGGTGCCTCCCGCCCCCCACAGTTTGCTCATAGTTCAGAAATTTACTGCTCGTGAAGAGAACACGTACGCATTCAGAGATCGCATTCTTTTTTGCATCCAGTTATCCTCACTGGCCTGTGACGCAGGTTGCCCTATTTGATGGATggatgagaagaaaagagaaggagagggatGGGAAGCTTGGGTCATACTTCAGGGTTAAGGATCCCAGCCAAAGGGCTTTCCTAGAAAGACTCTCTGGTCCATCACTGCTTTTGTCAATCTTCAGTGTTACaagttcttcatctttttttccttgtaaagtAATGATTGGCAGGTACTTCTAATTTACCTGCAGAATATGTATTCTAGACTCTTTCATATATGAATATTTCTAACAGCAGCAAAATCTGTTAATTATTCTTTATCTTAGTACTAACCATCTTTATTAGCTAGCACTCAAGAGCTAAGCCTTTAAAAAAGTAAGAGGCCAGGTACAGTGtctcctgcctataatcctacAACtatgggagactgaagcaggaattgcttgaggccaggagtcagagaccagcatgggcaacatagcaagactccgtctctacagaaaacttaaaaaattacctgggtgtggtgacacacacctgtagcccctgCTTctcaggagaatcccttgagcccaggagtttgaggctgcagtgagtcatgatcgtgccactgcactccatcctgggccgtagagcaagaacctatctcttagaaaaaaaaaaaaagccaaaaaattaatttgaaaacacAAGTGTTTGTATGAGGGAGTACTTACTCATGTGCTTCTGCTTGTTCCCCAAGCTATAAATGATGTCAGCAGTTTCCAAACATAGAGTGACACAGGTTGTGAATGGTGATGGAGATTTTTTCAATTGTGGCATTTTAATGTTCTTGGAACCACAAAGATTCACAGTGTGATGTggtaaaaaaaagcatttgattaaAATCAGGAATTGAGGTTCAGGCCCACTTCTACCACTTTCTTGCTACCACTATGGTTGTGTCTTAGgtctctgagtctcaatttccagttttataaaatgaggataatagccCCCATTACTTCACAGGGTTATTACAAGAATCAAATGCACTAAAGCATGTGAAACTGCAGTGGGCTGAAATATGTACCATGCAACTAGGTATACTGACAAATGGGCAAGCAGgtagcccagagaggttaagtagtttGCCCAAGGTTACAGAGCTAGATTTGTTTCTTATATGGCTTGAACCCCTGTAGTAGTTCTTCCCTTATTCTCTCTAGCTGGTTAAAAAGGTTGGGGGAGGGAAGTGCTCTGAACTGGAGTCAAAGTAGCAGATTTGCTTTCCCTAAAAACTGTCCTCCTCAATAAGTAAGATGAACACTGGGATCTTCTACCAACAGGTTTGCACCCCTAGCCACCCGATGTCAACGGGTTCTGTTCTGTGCCCCAGcccttttgctttgttttgttttagtctcAGCAAGCTACTTACAGGCTTCTTTAAGTGGTGTAAAAGGCAAGGGAATTCAAAGCCGTAAAAACTTGAGCCTTGTTTAACCCTCTGCCATGATGAAGGACTTACAAGGGTCTCCTATGGTGAGCTCACTCCAGCTCATGGGTAGTTGCAGAAAGGGGAATGTTAAAAGAGTGTTGTGATGCTAAAGTCTCTCAACTTTCTCAGGCATAAGAGACCCCTAATGGAACTCAGATATCTGATTTCAGTCATTTAGTAGCCCTTGAGATGGTGAAAAGACTGTAGTGGAAGCTAAGTAGGGTGATAGTACTTCCATGCCAGCCAGTTCAGTGCCATACCAGAACTTGGGCTACTGGAGATTTGACTTTAGAAATGTAGATAATTGGCCTTTTCGAAGACTAGTTTGTCTTCCTTTAAGGAGAAGAATGTGGAAGATTTGTCTTTAGAAATGTAGATGTTTGGCTTTTAAAAGAATAAGTGGTttgtcttcctttaaaaataggCTTTTAAAGACACAAGTTTTAATTTGAGTGTAATTGTAAGGAGGCCACTTTCTAGTTCGTTGGAAAAAATGTGTtcagaagaaaatgtagtatCAGTTTTTGTCTAATTTTTCAAGTGTTGGTTTCCCTTTTGGTTGAACAGCAGATCTTTCTCGTATATGTGTAATTCTAAAGGATTGTACAAAAAATTAAGGGAGATTTAAATACttagatttttaaagtttatctgGTGAACTCTGATTTTGATGATGATAATAAATGATTGCATTGAGGATAATGCATTTCATTGTTATATCCTAATGGAGCCTTAGGGTCATCTTCGCCTCAGACTATTTTGGGGGAGGTTGTTTTGAAAAGATACTTCTTCAGCTAAAAATGAAAAGTCACCAAATTTTCCTGAAAGTAGACTAGCTCAGTATGACCACAGAGCATTTAAAGAACCATCCAAAGGACAGTGGGGGCTGTGAGGGGATCTAGTTTCTGGTTTAGGATTTCCATTTTTGCTTGGAATCCATTGTTCCTTTCAGCAGCCAGGAGCACATGCAACCTGAagtgtattttttactttaaaacttAACTGTGACTGTCACTTCATTGAAGACTCTCCTAAATTCACAGAACGGGGCTGAGGTCAGACTCTGACACCCCACTTCTCTCAAATTAAGTGTCCCAGCTTCCCAAGAGTCACTCTCTAATAACTTTCTTGGTTTAACTTCTTCTTAGTGTTTCTCCAGACTGAATTCCTGGCTTGCTCACAGAAGAAGGTCATGTGATGCTGAATCTGAGCCTTCTTGTGTTAATGGAGTGGTCTGCTCAGTTGACAGGCAGTCTTGCTGGGGAGCTGTGGCAAGATACTTCTCTGGAGGGCTGGGTGTTTCACACATGTCATTCATTTTAGACCACGTGTAGAATCCTTTGACCCTTAGGTctaactggaaaagaaaaaatagccgtACTTTTTTGGAGGGCTGGCTGCTGGGTCGTGAAGGGCACCGTGTTCTCTCAGGTGTTCATAAGGCTTGGTGCACGTGCTTACAGTTGGTAGCAGAGATGGTCATGAGCTGATGTGGTGCTGCAAGCTCGAGCTTCCGGTCAGCCCTCTTGAGTTCGACATGTGTCCTCTCTGAGGGAACCAGCTTCAGTCTCACCTTAATTTGATATCAAAGATGCCTGCATTCACAAGCTTTCATTCATCTTCATCTTTTGACATTTGGAGACACCATTAGGGAGCAGCCCAATATTTAGTTTAAAGCACTTTACATAAAGACTGGGAAACATCCACCAGCAAAAGCCCAGATGGAGAGGGGAGGGGTGGTTCTCTTCTTGTCTCTGCCACATCACTCAATCTCATAGAACATTAGGTTTCTcatttgtcaaaagaagacagcCTCATCAAGTTTTAAAGGTGCAtagtatgtataattttaaacttGAACCCTAACATTTTGTCTGTGAAATGGACCTGGTGAAGTCTGTGTTATGATATGGAGCTAGAAAGAAATAGTGGTGTACTAGTGTGGCATCAGCAGCCTGCAGTATTGGAAGCCATTTAGAATTTACATGTAGGCTACTTCCCAAAAGGAGTAAATCTTTGATGCCTGTTTGACTGATGTTTGAATGCTATGATTCTAGTATGTCTTTAAAATTTATGTTGGGGATAAGACTAATTTTAACCAAATACAGGTAATATAGACTATATCGTGTTTTTTATTGATGTGGATATTTCTGTTTTAGGGAATGTAACATCTGATAAATATGAATCTGTTATTAATTACCTGGAGAATATATTCTGCTATTTGTACCTATGACTATAGTCTTTGGTTATAGTATGCTAGCCTGAAGAATTCTGCGTCTTCAGGGATCTTTattcttaccttttaaaaaaagccAAAAGTCTGAACTGTCATTCAGGGAGAGAATGTTGGGATCTTTTTAGTGTCGATGAGCACAAGAGAAAATTGATATGGCCATAAAAAGGGGTTTTCTTTGTAGAGGCTGGTACACTCGCTACATACGCTATTTTTTCCTGAAAAGCAGTGACATTTATTTAGCATGAAGGCTGCTCTTCCTGGGCCTGTTGGTTTTATAAAATTCACCTGTTTTCACCTCTGGCCAGCCTGCTAAGCATGGAGACAGAGCCTGAGTGGCTCCTCCCTCAAGCAGTTGCATTTATAAACAGCTTTGTTGAAGGTCTCTTCTGTCCAGAGAGCTCATGTAGAACATAAATAAACAGGGTGAAAATCACCAGAATTACTATTTATAACTTAGAGTGTTCATAATGCTTAGCAGCATCTTGTAAACAACATTTTCTATCAGTAGAGTCTTCCCCCAGGGGCCACCTGTGCTTCTCACAGGCTTACTTTTCTATATGGAGATGGGAGAAGGGGGCTTTCTGGGATCCGCTTTGCCGTTGCTGGAGAGATTGCCTCCTAGAGGTCCTCCTTGGCCTTGGGCCAAGTGGGAGAATGTTTGCGGACTGCTTTCTCTTCCCTGACTTGGAGACACATATTTACTGGACTTTGATCCCAAGATGGAGATTCTCCACCTTGCAAGAGACACCACCTGCTTCACCCTGGTTTTGTTGATGTG is part of the Symphalangus syndactylus isolate Jambi chromosome 2, NHGRI_mSymSyn1-v2.1_pri, whole genome shotgun sequence genome and harbors:
- the FOXO3 gene encoding forkhead box protein O3 isoform X1, which encodes MFLKDSREGGNCQDGSSGSKEAAAAAPGSQSLRGVHVPPPLHPAPAREESARAPAAGGRAAKMAEAPASPAPLSPLEVELDPEFEPQSRPRSCTWPLQRPELQASPAKPSGETAADSMIPEEEDDEDDEDGGGRAGSAMAIGGGGSGTLGSGLLLEDSARVLAPGGQDPGSGPANAAGALSGGTQALLQPQQPLPPPQPGAAGGSGQPRKCSSRRNAWGNLSYADLITRAIESSPDKRLTLSQIYEWMVRCVPYFKDKGDSNSSAGWKNSIRHNLSLHSRFMRVQNEGTGKSSWWIINPDGGKSGKAPRRRAVSMDNSNKYTKSRGRAAKKKAALQTAPESADDSPSQLSKWPGSPTSRSSDELDAWTDFRSRTNSNASTVSGRLSPIMASTELDEVQDDDAPLSPMLYSSSASLSPSVSKPCTVELPRLTDMAGTMNLNDGLTENLMDDLLDNITLPPSQPSPTGGLMQRSSSFPYTTKGSGLGSPTSSFNSTVFGPSSLNSLRQSPMQTIQENKPATFSSMSHYGNQTLQDLLTSDSLSHSDVMMTQSDPLMSQASTAVSAQNSRRNVMLRNDPMMSFAAQPNQGSLVNQNLLHHQHQTQGALGGSRALSNSVSNMGLSESSSLGSAKHQQQSPVSQSMQTLSDSLSGSSLYSTSANLPVMGHEKFPSDLDLDMFNGSLECDMESIIRSELMDADGLDFNFDSLISTQNVVGLNVGNFTGAKQASSQSWVPG
- the FOXO3 gene encoding forkhead box protein O3 isoform X2, producing the protein MRVQNEGTGKSSWWIINPDGGKSGKAPRRRAVSMDNSNKYTKSRGRAAKKKAALQTAPESADDSPSQLSKWPGSPTSRSSDELDAWTDFRSRTNSNASTVSGRLSPIMASTELDEVQDDDAPLSPMLYSSSASLSPSVSKPCTVELPRLTDMAGTMNLNDGLTENLMDDLLDNITLPPSQPSPTGGLMQRSSSFPYTTKGSGLGSPTSSFNSTVFGPSSLNSLRQSPMQTIQENKPATFSSMSHYGNQTLQDLLTSDSLSHSDVMMTQSDPLMSQASTAVSAQNSRRNVMLRNDPMMSFAAQPNQGSLVNQNLLHHQHQTQGALGGSRALSNSVSNMGLSESSSLGSAKHQQQSPVSQSMQTLSDSLSGSSLYSTSANLPVMGHEKFPSDLDLDMFNGSLECDMESIIRSELMDADGLDFNFDSLISTQNVVGLNVGNFTGAKQASSQSWVPG